A region of Pyxidicoccus parkwaysis DNA encodes the following proteins:
- a CDS encoding siderophore-interacting protein: MAERVYRRGPFPVKFRMLEVRRTTRLTPHMVRVTLGGEDLVGFDSPSADDHVKLLIPNPGELKPAVPTMGPHGVVFPQGVTRPATRDYTPRRYDAVAGELDLDFVLHGTGPGTTWASNAKPGDFICVAGPRGSLMIADDFDWYLFAADPSGLPSVSRRLEELPASARAIVLLEVGGASEEVPLHTRARLELTWLHRNGAAPGATSLLEQAVRGLTLPPGDGFVWAAGESNAMRNIRDYFVNERGIHKPWVRVTGYWKRGVADHEEPHD; the protein is encoded by the coding sequence GTGGCAGAGCGCGTCTACCGTCGAGGTCCCTTTCCGGTGAAGTTCCGGATGCTGGAGGTCCGCCGGACCACCCGGCTCACGCCGCACATGGTGCGCGTCACGCTGGGAGGAGAGGACCTCGTGGGCTTCGACAGCCCCAGCGCGGATGACCACGTGAAGCTGCTCATCCCCAACCCGGGTGAGCTCAAGCCCGCGGTGCCCACCATGGGGCCGCACGGCGTCGTCTTCCCGCAGGGAGTCACCCGGCCGGCGACGCGCGACTACACGCCCCGGCGGTATGACGCCGTGGCCGGAGAGCTGGACCTCGACTTCGTGCTGCATGGCACCGGGCCCGGCACCACCTGGGCCTCGAACGCGAAGCCGGGAGACTTCATCTGCGTCGCGGGGCCTCGGGGCTCGTTGATGATTGCCGACGACTTCGACTGGTACCTCTTCGCGGCGGACCCGAGCGGGCTGCCGTCCGTCAGTCGCCGACTGGAGGAGCTTCCCGCCAGCGCCCGCGCCATCGTCCTCCTCGAGGTCGGCGGCGCCTCAGAAGAGGTGCCACTCCACACGCGTGCCCGCCTGGAGCTGACGTGGCTGCACCGCAATGGTGCGGCGCCGGGAGCCACGAGCCTGCTCGAGCAGGCCGTGCGCGGCCTGACGCTTCCGCCCGGTGATGGCTTCGTCTGGGCGGCGGGTGAGTCAAACGCGATGCGGAACATTCGGGACTACTTCGTCAACGAGCGCGGCATCCACAAGCCCTGGGTCCGCGTGACGGGCTACTGGAAGCGCGGCGTCGCGGACCACGAAGAGCCGCACGACTGA
- a CDS encoding SAM-dependent methyltransferase, giving the protein MQGWTAKWLLEQLGAELGGREGVDLEFSLRLTQGRVDAEGRFGCWLAGGDSSAFAPMARVLERLAAPEAVRAAQRDAVLPVRQGLAVGFIDGVPELRLYLHGRAPATLADDYRAWRWLAGGEARRSRYFFHYLPETPSGLRPSTRVPSTLRPAFEQLLRDERLQQSSGFWLREGSDGQVEQVDLAFPWCPIAGTLEGVRELATVLGVREDSRWRELPIRHVAVRVGEGAPQVTLYASASLRGAWPVSEAELQQRVREEALSFQREVEESVFRRLPSMPRIIGPEPAGLDAFYGGDVKTWQTVLGQELHYHAGLFDASELDASDEAMEAALRRAVTTLYPFIPEGSRVYDVGCGWGGPLAMWIRDLRCRSLGVTISRGQFQYIAGLGLPVRWGDAEQTLPPGHFDCAVLLESLSHIRDKGRLLRVLRVFSDRLVMRVNCQDASPASSAFGGTMHMVSSARLRELVESAGWRIRHWRDCRREAVPSVAVWHRRLQAVPVGEDRHLETLRAWCERVMTAPEAWAANNPLIEVVAD; this is encoded by the coding sequence ATGCAGGGATGGACCGCGAAGTGGCTGCTCGAACAGCTCGGCGCAGAGCTCGGTGGGCGAGAGGGCGTGGACCTCGAGTTCTCGCTCCGGCTGACGCAGGGCCGCGTAGACGCGGAGGGCCGCTTCGGTTGCTGGTTGGCGGGAGGGGACTCGTCCGCTTTCGCGCCCATGGCTCGCGTGCTGGAGCGGCTCGCGGCTCCGGAGGCCGTCCGCGCCGCGCAGCGTGATGCCGTGCTTCCCGTTCGCCAGGGACTCGCGGTGGGGTTCATCGATGGCGTTCCCGAGCTCCGGCTCTACCTGCACGGCCGCGCCCCGGCGACGCTGGCCGATGACTACCGCGCGTGGCGTTGGTTGGCCGGTGGCGAGGCCCGGCGTTCGCGCTACTTCTTCCACTACCTGCCGGAGACGCCCTCGGGGCTGCGGCCTTCAACGCGGGTTCCAAGCACGCTCCGCCCGGCCTTCGAGCAGCTGCTTCGCGACGAGCGGCTTCAGCAAAGCTCGGGCTTCTGGCTTCGCGAGGGAAGTGACGGGCAGGTGGAGCAGGTCGACCTGGCGTTTCCCTGGTGCCCCATCGCGGGAACGCTGGAAGGCGTACGGGAGCTGGCCACGGTGCTCGGAGTGCGGGAGGACTCGCGGTGGCGCGAGCTGCCCATCCGTCATGTGGCGGTGAGGGTGGGGGAGGGCGCTCCGCAGGTGACGCTCTATGCCTCGGCGTCGCTGCGTGGTGCGTGGCCGGTGAGCGAAGCGGAGTTGCAGCAGCGGGTTCGCGAGGAGGCGCTCTCGTTCCAGCGCGAGGTCGAGGAGTCGGTGTTCCGACGCCTGCCTTCGATGCCCCGCATCATCGGCCCGGAGCCCGCGGGCCTGGACGCGTTCTACGGCGGCGACGTGAAGACGTGGCAGACCGTGCTCGGCCAGGAATTGCACTACCACGCCGGCCTGTTCGACGCGTCCGAGCTCGATGCGAGCGACGAGGCGATGGAAGCGGCGCTCCGCCGTGCGGTGACGACGCTGTACCCATTCATCCCGGAAGGGAGCCGCGTCTACGACGTCGGCTGCGGCTGGGGTGGACCGCTGGCGATGTGGATTCGCGACCTCCGGTGCCGGAGCCTCGGCGTCACCATCAGCCGCGGCCAGTTCCAGTACATCGCCGGGCTGGGCCTGCCGGTCCGCTGGGGCGACGCCGAGCAGACCCTGCCTCCTGGCCACTTCGACTGCGCCGTCCTGCTCGAATCGCTGAGCCACATCCGCGACAAGGGCCGGTTGCTGCGTGTGCTGCGGGTGTTCTCGGACCGGCTGGTCATGCGCGTCAACTGTCAGGACGCCTCGCCCGCGAGCTCCGCGTTCGGCGGCACCATGCACATGGTCAGCTCCGCGCGGCTGCGTGAGCTGGTGGAGAGCGCGGGCTGGAGAATCCGTCACTGGCGCGACTGCCGCCGCGAGGCCGTGCCTTCCGTGGCCGTGTGGCATCGCCGCCTGCAAGCCGTGCCCGTGGGCGAGGATCGGCACCTCGAAACGCTCCGTGCCTGGTGCGAGCGGGTCATGACCGCGCCCGAGGCCTGGGCCGCGAACAATCCGCTCATCGAAGTCGTGGCGGATTGA
- a CDS encoding LamG-like jellyroll fold domain-containing protein, which produces MSFAYLLQKFDALGPLAPRAPITIDQSFTGSAELSDMFFSVLGTESLTLNVVTDQTSRSETQLQLVGTTSLFDMTDVQVTFLARDVDGELLVTLEALLPGGFTFSRVIPTLPDHVTGRNDEATGDKLAEPHFLNRLSLGTGRLLFSNRAQVDETGANRVVPGLNFSGELYFMGLLFPARFLLRKDAPVQLSGPVNEFRPEATPTEFLGVRLSAPLDFGFETLGPLTIKQARLFLKSGFDSHHLDPVVSATQDPGVYVLVDAVLGGRPLELVGAYDVIDAGSTVDVHGRFTDYAISGFSSLSQTFGVEGFGETMPAEFPSDAGLSITELGLSFDSITHAISSLKLGIGAKVSWDIIPDVMTLKEVGVTFDVSEPFSKARSIATTLTGLLAFKKFSLAAFAEYPTYRIGAGLPAGETLPLGDVIESFLPSETELPALTIQQLLLQASPKDKSVYLSATLADLLSIPVGATAFEVAGLTVLVDKGRSGAGAIVTAQLKMAETTVILAGEIRNGLTLSGSLQGFALKKFWSLVTGGEALPEEVPDIVFETLSFRVDTKTRAFSVLGNASVDWEQLSDGGSVKTRVEFSLSHDVVSATASSFRASLSLQGEGPVSIADGLSLGAFSLLFNYQTGAGWQLSGGIRANVFDTTLDLQAGYESVQGAQRIKFHAMASPEAKLIDLGDAGSYSFAQFDLLLDRRGVDGGKKTTYFDLRLASTLAVASVFKLGGYLSVSNTAEGRKALLFKPNPGSTEFHIDFPTGEGLGFRGELFEVGFLKESASAGWTFTGTTILGFTGVSSGLGQVLPSKLTAKLVAGKQDVRISAVNFTGPVDFTLPKANGKSLGKVVIQLTELGISIRPQLGMVLEAGLGLPAELNTYLGAQMFRVYQPGNPLTLARTRFTISGTGVAMQVLSSPFTGANAVVVNNEAWYDVDFGKYGAISFKMPTFVYDGITQYFEAGGGVKVTRPLALPMAPLKLFLEACGGKGMADVFPDAIPVEALDLVDDNNDLKIDALVTFLKKAGGVPNEIVSALKSAGKVLNRFPDGFKQYLQLEVPEELEFKFGFSPAGRISLGLLAPKTPVRVLFPSVVQSYVPMPGLVGIEVRKFTVGTLLSGSLFYGEVDALIDQFDLPSLAVSLMLPRSDSFPLPTSDQLQRRIILDDVFCIIPVSQGLPIPLPVFYDELGFQYLGIEGLGLQAHVGFPKPKLDGAAAMAVFQAFNSFFNDRKALLDPNTPPGGVDLAFKFHDEFLQAPEYLGNGLLGTKGKTVTVGAWKYIASLMNFGKTFSINDCIGSIPVENRVGSAEYRFAFMKFDADWLLTTPAEFRKGGFQRLKLTESDRDDFMTVLPSVASTSGQGQTGNEEGLVAFVRGEADLKFMRLEAAFGLAASGAMGFNTGFKLDGSIGVTELELSGAIMVNAPLATDVPAAPVLQAATPAPQVTPAPLALSFNGKDTRISIPASDSLVLPEYTVELWMKTTKDQPSEWADVFGVDTRKNGLQRNNFLAVNANSGYYHHRFTDAGGGNSGAPNTANGTVTFGQWQHVAITNDGVTAKTYVDGKELASGPVNGQLVLFKDTLWVSKVSNWGNPWKGELAEIRIWKRARSGAEIAGTLSERMDAGTQDLVSLYRFDTDTGSRAVDLCGRNHGTITNGSFVPSELLSLRGLVFDGQDDYIEVPDSESLRIGTYTVEVWCKPRQSGRDWMGLFGKRGRNYAVYLNSSGFIHHRFHTPSNTNDGAPNTAPGVVAWNQWNHVAITNDGKVARTYLNGVKLTEGPVQGNLIIDKERVSFGRTADGENNAFYAGEMSEVRLWSSVRSPEELTANMRRRLSGTEAGLVSLWRFSEATGNTLVDASKRNPGRIAMQLASEPAKLRHDGLILNGTSDSALIPQTDKLKTDQYTIEAWVRPDKDPPGSWQCIWGGSGKAPKLFVSNNGIVSHRYTARVSPTEDRACVHNTPANTLRFGEWNHLAVTNDGGTCIIFVNGVQSALTRMPGTLVSEAASVSVGRSSDANAPAWFRGGIDDLRYWSVARTAAQISDDMNLFLTGKEAGLVAYYNMDHTVGTQLVDLGPNALHGVVNGGTWALAASPASQGRAAIQLRGHTQLTVAGHVAMRGDLKLVDDQFWFSGLLDLFPKDWPLKVTGNVEGMVSKQRFYVQGETRNELFGFTLSQSRMYLSNDQLRLEGRWLGAYMLLDVSWDKSDPSFKGSVGFKASAKVDFGAIHMGGVKVADNVSISLDLLLDVSVLISKKGFSGDLTARFKVNGNGFDVRFGFDVPPADFEQLVTWVKQRIIDAPEKYLEHLFKDALTWLTNVGSGAISFAKDSAEAVGKALSSAYKASKEEAAKLMKGANYAAEQVGAALSKGYKATAQEVTAAMKSAAYAADQVGNALKSAYGTSAQEAAKLLKGANYAVDQVGNALKSAYSSGAQEAANLLKGADYAADQVGNALKSAYGTSAQEAAKLLKGANYAADQVGNAMKSAYGASAQEAAKLLKGANYGVNEVGNAMKSAYGASAQEAAKLLKGADYAADQVGGALKSAYGTSAEEAAKLLKGADYAADQVGNALKTGWNASADTASKALKGAGYGVNEVGNYLKSGYNLGADALNSALKGAGYATDEINKLFKSLGGEFSKAASKLDPTKW; this is translated from the coding sequence ATGTCCTTCGCCTACCTTCTCCAGAAGTTCGACGCGCTCGGTCCCCTCGCTCCCCGCGCCCCCATCACCATCGATCAGTCCTTCACGGGCTCGGCCGAGCTGTCCGACATGTTCTTCTCCGTGCTCGGCACGGAGTCGCTCACGCTCAACGTCGTCACCGACCAGACGTCCCGCTCGGAGACCCAGCTCCAGCTCGTCGGCACGACGTCCCTCTTCGACATGACGGACGTCCAGGTGACGTTCCTCGCCCGGGACGTCGACGGTGAGCTGCTCGTCACGTTGGAGGCCCTGCTCCCCGGCGGATTCACCTTCTCCCGCGTCATCCCCACGCTGCCTGACCACGTGACAGGGCGGAACGACGAGGCCACCGGGGACAAGCTCGCCGAGCCCCACTTCCTCAACCGGCTCAGCCTTGGAACGGGCCGGCTGCTCTTCTCCAACCGCGCCCAGGTCGACGAGACGGGCGCCAACCGGGTCGTGCCGGGGCTCAACTTCTCTGGCGAGCTCTACTTCATGGGCCTGCTCTTCCCCGCGCGCTTCCTGCTCCGCAAGGACGCGCCGGTGCAGCTCTCGGGCCCCGTGAATGAGTTCCGGCCCGAAGCCACTCCCACCGAGTTCCTCGGCGTCCGCCTCTCCGCGCCGCTGGACTTCGGCTTCGAGACGCTGGGGCCTCTCACCATCAAGCAGGCCCGGCTCTTCCTCAAGTCCGGCTTCGACTCGCACCACCTCGACCCGGTGGTCAGCGCCACGCAGGACCCGGGCGTCTATGTCCTCGTCGACGCCGTCCTCGGGGGCCGCCCGCTCGAGCTCGTCGGCGCGTACGACGTCATCGATGCCGGCTCGACGGTCGACGTCCACGGGCGGTTCACCGACTACGCCATCTCCGGCTTCTCGAGCCTCTCGCAGACGTTCGGCGTCGAGGGCTTCGGCGAGACGATGCCCGCGGAGTTCCCCTCCGACGCGGGGCTCTCCATCACCGAGCTCGGTCTGTCCTTCGACTCCATCACCCATGCCATCTCCAGTCTGAAGCTGGGCATCGGCGCGAAGGTGAGCTGGGACATCATCCCGGACGTCATGACGCTGAAGGAGGTGGGCGTCACCTTCGACGTGTCCGAGCCCTTCAGCAAGGCGAGGAGCATCGCGACGACGCTCACGGGCCTGCTGGCCTTCAAGAAGTTCAGCCTCGCGGCGTTCGCGGAGTACCCGACGTATCGCATCGGCGCGGGCCTGCCCGCCGGCGAGACGCTGCCCCTCGGCGACGTCATCGAGTCCTTCCTGCCGAGCGAGACGGAGCTCCCGGCCCTCACCATCCAGCAGCTCCTGCTCCAGGCTTCGCCGAAGGACAAGTCGGTCTACCTGAGCGCGACGCTCGCGGACCTGCTCTCCATTCCCGTCGGCGCCACGGCCTTCGAGGTGGCGGGGCTCACCGTCCTCGTCGACAAGGGCCGGAGCGGGGCCGGCGCCATCGTCACCGCGCAGCTGAAGATGGCGGAGACCACGGTCATCCTGGCCGGTGAGATTCGCAATGGCCTCACGCTCTCCGGCTCCCTCCAGGGCTTCGCGCTCAAGAAGTTCTGGTCGCTCGTCACCGGCGGCGAAGCGCTCCCGGAGGAAGTGCCCGACATCGTCTTCGAGACGCTCTCGTTCCGCGTGGACACGAAGACGCGCGCGTTCTCCGTGCTCGGCAACGCGTCCGTCGACTGGGAGCAGCTCTCCGACGGCGGCTCCGTCAAGACGCGTGTCGAGTTCTCGCTGTCTCACGACGTCGTCAGCGCCACGGCCTCCTCGTTCCGCGCGAGCCTGAGCCTCCAGGGCGAGGGCCCGGTGTCCATCGCGGACGGACTGTCGCTCGGGGCCTTCAGCCTCCTGTTCAACTACCAGACGGGGGCCGGGTGGCAGCTCTCCGGCGGCATCCGCGCCAACGTCTTCGACACCACGCTCGACCTCCAGGCGGGCTACGAGTCCGTGCAGGGCGCGCAGCGCATCAAGTTCCACGCGATGGCCTCGCCCGAGGCGAAGCTCATCGACCTCGGTGACGCGGGCTCGTACTCCTTCGCGCAGTTCGACCTGCTGCTCGACCGGCGCGGCGTCGACGGGGGAAAGAAGACGACGTACTTCGACCTCCGCCTCGCCTCGACGCTGGCGGTGGCTTCCGTCTTCAAGCTCGGCGGCTACCTGAGCGTCAGCAACACCGCCGAGGGACGCAAGGCGCTCCTCTTCAAGCCGAACCCGGGCTCGACGGAGTTCCACATCGACTTCCCGACAGGGGAGGGGCTCGGCTTCCGCGGCGAGCTCTTCGAAGTGGGCTTCCTCAAGGAGTCCGCGAGCGCCGGTTGGACCTTCACGGGCACCACCATCCTCGGCTTCACGGGCGTCTCCAGCGGGCTTGGCCAGGTGCTGCCGTCCAAGCTCACGGCGAAGCTCGTCGCCGGCAAGCAGGACGTCCGCATCTCGGCGGTGAACTTCACCGGCCCCGTCGACTTCACGCTGCCCAAGGCCAACGGCAAGAGCCTGGGCAAGGTGGTCATCCAGCTCACCGAGCTGGGCATCTCCATCCGGCCGCAGCTCGGCATGGTGCTCGAAGCGGGGCTTGGCCTGCCAGCGGAGCTCAACACGTACCTTGGCGCGCAGATGTTCCGCGTGTACCAGCCGGGTAACCCGCTCACACTGGCGCGCACGCGGTTCACCATCTCCGGTACCGGCGTCGCCATGCAGGTGCTCAGCTCGCCCTTCACCGGAGCCAACGCCGTCGTCGTCAACAACGAGGCCTGGTACGACGTCGACTTCGGCAAGTACGGCGCCATCAGCTTCAAGATGCCGACGTTCGTCTACGACGGCATCACGCAGTACTTCGAGGCCGGCGGCGGCGTGAAGGTCACCCGGCCGCTCGCGCTGCCCATGGCGCCGCTCAAGCTGTTCCTGGAGGCCTGCGGCGGCAAGGGCATGGCGGACGTCTTCCCGGATGCCATCCCCGTCGAGGCGCTCGACCTGGTCGACGACAACAACGACCTGAAGATCGACGCGCTCGTCACCTTCCTGAAGAAAGCCGGCGGCGTCCCCAACGAAATCGTCTCGGCGCTGAAGTCGGCGGGCAAGGTGCTCAACCGCTTCCCGGACGGGTTCAAGCAGTACCTCCAGCTCGAAGTCCCGGAGGAGCTCGAGTTCAAGTTCGGCTTCTCGCCCGCGGGCCGCATCAGCCTCGGGCTGCTGGCGCCGAAGACGCCGGTGCGCGTGCTCTTCCCGTCCGTGGTGCAGAGCTACGTGCCCATGCCCGGGCTCGTCGGCATCGAGGTGCGGAAGTTCACCGTGGGCACGCTCCTGTCGGGCTCGCTGTTCTACGGCGAGGTCGACGCGCTCATCGACCAGTTCGACCTGCCGTCGCTCGCGGTGTCGCTGATGCTGCCCCGCAGCGACAGCTTCCCGCTGCCCACGTCGGACCAGCTCCAGCGGCGCATCATCCTGGATGACGTGTTCTGCATCATCCCGGTCTCGCAGGGCCTGCCCATCCCGCTGCCCGTCTTCTACGACGAGCTGGGGTTCCAGTACCTCGGCATCGAGGGCCTGGGGCTCCAGGCGCACGTGGGCTTCCCGAAGCCGAAGCTCGACGGGGCCGCGGCCATGGCCGTGTTCCAGGCCTTCAACTCGTTCTTCAACGACCGCAAGGCGCTGTTGGACCCGAACACGCCGCCCGGTGGCGTGGACCTCGCGTTCAAGTTCCACGACGAGTTCCTCCAGGCGCCCGAGTACCTCGGCAATGGCCTGCTCGGGACGAAGGGGAAGACCGTCACCGTCGGCGCGTGGAAGTACATCGCGTCGCTGATGAACTTCGGGAAGACGTTCTCCATCAACGACTGCATCGGCTCGATTCCGGTGGAGAACCGCGTGGGCAGCGCGGAGTACCGCTTCGCCTTCATGAAGTTCGACGCGGACTGGCTGCTCACCACGCCGGCCGAGTTCCGGAAGGGCGGCTTCCAGCGGCTGAAGCTCACCGAAAGCGACCGTGACGACTTCATGACCGTCCTGCCCTCGGTGGCGAGCACGTCCGGCCAGGGGCAGACGGGCAACGAGGAAGGGCTCGTCGCCTTCGTGCGCGGCGAGGCGGACCTCAAGTTCATGCGCCTGGAGGCGGCCTTCGGGCTCGCCGCGTCCGGTGCGATGGGCTTCAACACCGGGTTCAAGCTCGACGGCAGCATCGGTGTCACCGAGCTCGAGCTCTCCGGTGCCATCATGGTCAACGCGCCGCTGGCCACGGACGTCCCGGCCGCGCCGGTGCTCCAGGCGGCCACTCCTGCTCCGCAGGTCACTCCGGCGCCGCTGGCCCTGTCCTTCAACGGCAAGGACACGCGCATCTCGATTCCCGCGTCCGACAGCCTCGTCCTGCCCGAGTACACCGTCGAGCTGTGGATGAAGACCACGAAGGACCAGCCCTCGGAGTGGGCCGATGTCTTCGGCGTCGACACTCGGAAGAACGGGCTCCAGCGGAACAACTTCCTCGCCGTCAACGCGAACAGCGGCTACTACCACCACCGCTTCACGGACGCCGGGGGTGGGAACTCGGGCGCGCCCAACACCGCGAATGGCACCGTCACCTTCGGCCAGTGGCAGCACGTGGCCATCACCAATGACGGCGTCACCGCGAAGACGTACGTCGACGGCAAGGAGCTCGCGAGCGGACCGGTGAACGGACAGCTCGTCCTCTTCAAGGACACGCTCTGGGTGAGCAAGGTGTCCAACTGGGGCAACCCCTGGAAGGGTGAGCTCGCCGAGATTCGCATCTGGAAGCGCGCGCGCAGCGGCGCCGAGATTGCCGGCACCCTGTCCGAGCGCATGGACGCGGGCACGCAGGACCTCGTGTCGCTGTACCGCTTCGACACGGACACGGGCTCACGGGCCGTCGACCTGTGCGGACGAAACCACGGCACCATCACCAACGGCAGCTTCGTCCCGTCCGAGCTCCTGTCGCTGCGCGGTCTCGTGTTCGACGGGCAGGACGACTACATCGAGGTGCCGGACTCGGAGAGCCTCCGGATTGGCACGTACACCGTCGAGGTCTGGTGCAAGCCGAGGCAGAGCGGTCGCGACTGGATGGGCCTGTTCGGCAAGCGGGGCCGCAACTACGCCGTCTATCTGAACTCGTCGGGCTTCATCCACCACCGCTTCCACACGCCCTCCAACACGAATGACGGCGCGCCCAACACGGCGCCCGGCGTGGTCGCCTGGAACCAGTGGAACCACGTGGCCATCACCAACGACGGCAAGGTGGCCCGGACGTACCTGAATGGCGTCAAGCTGACCGAGGGCCCGGTCCAGGGCAACCTCATCATCGACAAGGAGCGCGTCTCGTTCGGCCGCACCGCGGACGGCGAGAACAATGCGTTCTACGCAGGCGAGATGTCCGAAGTCCGGCTCTGGTCGAGCGTCCGTTCCCCCGAGGAGCTCACGGCGAACATGCGCCGGCGGCTCAGCGGCACGGAGGCGGGCCTCGTCAGCCTGTGGCGCTTCTCCGAGGCGACGGGCAACACCCTCGTCGATGCGTCCAAGCGGAACCCGGGTCGCATCGCGATGCAGCTCGCGTCGGAGCCCGCGAAGCTGCGCCACGACGGCCTCATCCTCAACGGCACGAGCGACTCCGCGCTCATTCCCCAGACGGACAAGCTCAAGACGGACCAGTACACCATCGAGGCGTGGGTCCGTCCGGACAAGGACCCGCCGGGCTCGTGGCAGTGCATCTGGGGCGGCAGCGGGAAGGCGCCCAAGCTCTTCGTGAGCAACAACGGCATCGTCTCGCACCGCTACACGGCGCGTGTCTCTCCGACAGAGGACCGGGCCTGCGTGCACAACACGCCAGCGAACACGCTCCGGTTCGGCGAGTGGAACCACCTTGCCGTCACCAACGACGGAGGGACGTGCATCATCTTCGTGAATGGCGTCCAGTCCGCACTGACCAGGATGCCCGGGACGCTCGTCTCCGAGGCCGCCTCGGTCAGCGTGGGGCGCAGCAGTGATGCCAACGCGCCGGCCTGGTTCCGCGGCGGCATCGATGACCTGCGGTACTGGTCCGTGGCGCGGACGGCAGCGCAGATCTCCGACGACATGAACCTGTTCCTGACCGGGAAGGAGGCCGGGCTCGTCGCGTACTACAACATGGACCACACGGTGGGGACGCAGCTCGTGGACCTCGGGCCGAACGCGCTCCATGGCGTGGTGAATGGCGGCACGTGGGCGCTCGCGGCCTCGCCCGCGTCGCAGGGCCGGGCAGCCATCCAGCTCCGGGGCCACACGCAGCTGACGGTGGCGGGCCACGTGGCCATGCGTGGCGACTTGAAGCTCGTCGATGACCAGTTCTGGTTCAGCGGCCTGCTCGACCTCTTCCCGAAGGACTGGCCCCTCAAGGTGACGGGCAACGTCGAAGGAATGGTGAGCAAGCAGCGCTTCTACGTGCAGGGCGAGACGCGCAACGAGCTCTTCGGCTTCACGCTGTCGCAGTCGCGCATGTACCTGTCCAACGACCAGCTCCGGCTGGAGGGCCGGTGGCTCGGCGCGTACATGCTGCTCGACGTCTCGTGGGACAAGAGCGATCCGAGCTTCAAGGGCTCCGTCGGCTTCAAGGCCTCGGCCAAGGTGGACTTCGGCGCCATCCATATGGGCGGCGTGAAGGTCGCGGACAACGTCAGCATCTCGCTCGACCTCCTGCTGGACGTGTCCGTCCTCATCTCCAAGAAGGGGTTCTCGGGAGACCTCACGGCGCGGTTCAAGGTCAACGGCAACGGCTTCGACGTGCGCTTCGGATTCGACGTCCCGCCGGCGGACTTCGAGCAGCTCGTCACCTGGGTCAAGCAGCGCATCATCGACGCGCCGGAGAAGTACCTGGAGCATCTGTTCAAGGACGCGTTGACGTGGCTCACGAACGTGGGCAGCGGCGCCATCTCGTTCGCGAAGGACTCCGCTGAGGCCGTCGGCAAGGCGCTGAGCTCCGCGTACAAGGCATCGAAGGAAGAGGCGGCGAAGCTGATGAAGGGCGCCAACTACGCGGCCGAACAGGTCGGTGCGGCGTTGAGCAAGGGCTACAAGGCGACCGCGCAGGAGGTCACGGCGGCGATGAAGAGCGCCGCGTACGCTGCGGACCAGGTGGGCAATGCACTCAAGTCCGCCTACGGCACCAGCGCCCAGGAGGCCGCGAAGCTGCTGAAGGGTGCCAACTACGCGGTGGACCAGGTCGGCAACGCCCTCAAGTCGGCATACAGCTCCGGTGCGCAGGAGGCCGCGAATCTCCTCAAGGGTGCGGACTATGCAGCGGACCAGGTGGGCAACGCGCTCAAGTCGGCGTACGGCACCAGCGCGCAGGAAGCGGCGAAGCTGCTGAAGGGTGCGAACTACGCGGCGGACCAGGTCGGCAATGCGATGAAGTCGGCGTACGGCGCCAGCGCGCAGGAAGCGGCGAAGCTCCTCAAGGGCGCGAACTACGGCGTCAATGAGGTGGGCAATGCGATGAAGTCCGCGTACGGCGCCAGTGCCCAGGAGGCCGCGAAGCTGCTCAAGGGCGCGGACTACGCGGCGGACCAGGTTGGCGGCGCGCTCAAGTCGGCGTACGGCACCAGCGCGGAGGAAGCCGCGAAGCTGCTCAAGGGCGCGGACTACGCGGCGGACCAGGTTGGAAACGCGCTGAAGACCGGCTGGAACGCCTCGGCCGATACCGCCAGCAAGGCCCTCAAGGGCGCCGGCTACGGAGTCAACGAGGTCGGCAACTACCTCAAGAGCGGATACAACCTGGGCGCCGATGCGCTCAACAGCGCGCTCAAGGGCGCCGGCTACGCCACGGACGAGATCAACAAGCTGTTCAAGAGCCTGGGCGGTGAGTTCTCCAAGGCCGCGAGCAAGCTCGATCCGACGAAGTGGTGA